CCCGTCTCCTCGTGCAGTTCCCGGGCGAGGCAGGCCCGGAGGCCTTCCGCCGGTTCGACGTGGCCTCCCGGCAGGAACGTGTTGGAGTGCCCCCGCGCCCGCGCGAGAAGCACGTGCCCCTCGTGTTCGATGACGGCGCGGGCGAGCAGGTGTAGTTGAGGAGGATGCGCCACTGCGTCAGCATACGGGCCAGGAATTCCTCGCCCTGAACCGTGCCCCATACCTCTCCCCACCCTACCCAACACGCTAAACTTTCCTGATGCAGCTTCTCCTCGACCTTCACCCCGATCAGTACCCGCTGGAAGGCTTCCGGCGGCGGCAACTGCTGGAGTGGGTCTTCGTGCAGGGCGTGGGCACCTTCGACGCCATGACGAACCTTCCGGCGGAGGCTCGCGCCGACCTTGCCTCCAGCTTCCAGCTCAACCCCTTCAAGGACATCGAGACCGTTCGCAGCGCCGACGGCTCGGTCAAATACCTCTTCACGTTGCAAGACGGGCGGCAGATGGAAGCCGTCTACATGCCCTACCTCGACCGCAAGACGATCTGCGTCTCGACGATGGTGGGCTGCCCCGCGAGGTGCGCCTTCTGCGCGACGGGCGCGATGGGCTTCGGGCGCAACCTGACGCCGGGCGAGATCGTGGGGCAGGTCCTCGCGGTGGCGGGCGGCGAGGGCATCGCGCCGCGTGAACTCCGCAACCTCGTCTTCATGGGCATGGGCGAGCCGCTGCTGAACTACGCGAACACGATGGCGGCGGCGCGCATCCTGCTCCACCCGCAGGCGCTCGGCATGAGCAAGCGGCGGGTGACGCTCTCGACGGTGGGCCTGGCGAACGGCATTCGCAAACTCGCGCAGGAGGACGACCTCGGCATCAAGCTGGCGATCAGCCTGCACGCGCCCGACGAGGAGACCCGTCAGCGGATTATCCCGACGGGCGCGGCCAACTCCATTCCCGAGATCATGGCCGCCGCCCGCGAGTACCAGGCGGTGACGGGTCGGCGGGTGACGCTGGAGTACGCCATGCTGCGTGGGGTAAACGACCACCTCTGGCAGGCGGAGTTGCTGGCCGACCTGCTGGGCGGGCTGGTGAGCCACGTCAACCTGATCCCCATGAACCCCTGGGACGGCTCGGGCTTCGAGTCGAGCAGCGAAGCGCAGATTCAGGCGTTCTACGACACGCTGGAGGCCCGGGGCGTGGACGTGAGCGTGCGGCGTTCGCGCGGCAAGGATGCCGGGGCGGCGTGCGGGCAGCTCGCCTTGAAGCGGCCCGGGGCGGTGGCGGGGATGGTTCCGGCCTGACCTCACGAGCCTCCCTGTGGACGTGCCTTCCTTGACTGGAGGGCACGTTTTTTCCTGGCCGGGCGGGATGACCTCGGCCCAACACAGCGGTCGCCCTGCCGTGGAACAATTACGGCGCCCAGCGCCCACACCGCGAGTAAGGGTTCAGAAAGAGCCGCGTCGTTACGATTCCCCCGTTCCCCCGTACAGGAGGCCCCCGGTGACTCAACCTACCCCCCTGGTGCTGCTCAGCCTCTTGCTGGCCGCCGCTCCCGCCGCCTCGGCACAGACGCTGGTCGAGACCTCGACCGCCGTCTCCGTGCAGAACACGTTGACGCAGACGGGCACGCCCGCCGCCGTCCCCCGTGTTCCGGCCCTGCCCATCCCACCGGCCCCCCCCACGGCACCCTCCTCGCCCGCCCCGGCGGCCTCCACTCCGGCCCCCGTCCCCATCACCCCCCTCACCCCGGCGCAGGTCGCCGCGCTCGGGCAGGCGCAGGCGGCGCTGCGCGGCGGGCAACTCGGGCAGGCGCGCACCCTGTTCGAGCGGCTGATCGCGCAGAACTACGCGCAGCCGGAACCTCACTTCGGGCTGGGCCTGACCCTGTTCGCGCAAAACGACCTGCGCGGGGCGGCCTTCGAGTTCACGCAGCTCGTGGCCCTGGCTCCGGGCCGCTACGAGGGACCGTACAACCTGGGGGTCATCGCCACCCGCGAGGGGCGCCACGCCGACGCGCTGAAGTTCTACGGTGAGGCGGCCAACCTGGCGCGCGGCAAGGCGGGCACGGCCACCGTGCG
This sequence is a window from Deinococcus planocerae. Protein-coding genes within it:
- the rlmN gene encoding 23S rRNA (adenine(2503)-C(2))-methyltransferase RlmN, coding for MQLLLDLHPDQYPLEGFRRRQLLEWVFVQGVGTFDAMTNLPAEARADLASSFQLNPFKDIETVRSADGSVKYLFTLQDGRQMEAVYMPYLDRKTICVSTMVGCPARCAFCATGAMGFGRNLTPGEIVGQVLAVAGGEGIAPRELRNLVFMGMGEPLLNYANTMAAARILLHPQALGMSKRRVTLSTVGLANGIRKLAQEDDLGIKLAISLHAPDEETRQRIIPTGAANSIPEIMAAAREYQAVTGRRVTLEYAMLRGVNDHLWQAELLADLLGGLVSHVNLIPMNPWDGSGFESSSEAQIQAFYDTLEARGVDVSVRRSRGKDAGAACGQLALKRPGAVAGMVPA